In Mytilus trossulus isolate FHL-02 chromosome 6, PNRI_Mtr1.1.1.hap1, whole genome shotgun sequence, a single window of DNA contains:
- the LOC134723037 gene encoding neurogenic locus notch homolog protein 2-like translates to MLIDGSLTRTCLLNGLWNGTKPSCAFFNYCSSVPCQHDNNCTNIPNGYICQCENGWSGINCEIDVQPPVMSNCSKDIHSLTSDLTKSVQWTIPGFTDPHNTSLLITENYVINNWTFPWGDYNISYSALKPMNGLVTECLFEIKIRPFPCQTLSLPLNGALLCNNWKTDYGQYCLYWCQDDYTVARGVDSTRWFVCGASGSWIPGANIPDCSGKYTLLVLCFSYNL, encoded by the exons ATGTTGATTGACGGATCCCTAACCAGAACATGTCTATTAAATGGGTTATGGAATGGAACAAAACCCAGTTGTGCAt ttTTCAACTATTGCAGCAGTGTTCCATGTCAACATGATAACAATTGCACCAATATTCCAAATGGCTATATATGTCAGTGTGAAAATGGATGGTCTGGAATAAATTGTGAAATCG ATGTGCAGCCACCTGTTATGTCTAATTGTTCAAAGGACATACATAGTCTAACATCTGATCTTACCAAATCGGTACAATGGACCATTCCTGGCTTCACGGACCCACATAATACGTCTTTGTTAATCACAGAAAATTACGTCATAAATAACTGGACATTTCCGTGGGGAGATTATAATATTAGTTACTCAGCTCTAAAACCAATGAACGGACTTGTTACAgaatgtttatttgaaattaaaataagac CCTTCCCGTGTCAAACATTGAGTCTTCCATTAAATGGAGCTTTATTGTGTAATAACTGGAAAACGGATTATGGTCAATACTGCCTATATTGGTGTCAAGACGATTACACCGTCGCACGAGGAGTAGATTCAACCAGATGGTTTGTTTGTGGCGCTTCAGGCTCATGGATTCCAGGGGCGAATATTCCAGATTGTTCTGGCAAGTACACACTATTAGTGCTTTGTTTTAGCTACAACTTATAA